One segment of Triticum aestivum cultivar Chinese Spring chromosome 2A, IWGSC CS RefSeq v2.1, whole genome shotgun sequence DNA contains the following:
- the LOC123184849 gene encoding chaperone protein ClpB1-like → MVAGTRYRGMFEERMKNVINRAEASNGKIILFVDEMHMLYSAGSSRTNCTSASNMLKPALARGRIRCVGATTFDEYRQYVEKDPALERRFQKVHVGEPSIEATIAILRGLKQRFQDHHGLEIQDAALVAAARLGARYITGRQFPDKAIDLIDEACTFIARKMKQIDNQVLVDDNTTPTSLNDANKKVVVNTKSSSTNRVKKAIVDPNDVAQVVSRWTGIPVATLCEEEKDKLIHIRDRLHERVIGQDEAVNLVAQAVLRSRAGLDQPSQPTCTFLFLDPSGVGKTELAKALAEQLFDSEKMHVRVDMSEYATAGSVTRLIGAPPSYIGYEDSGQLTEKVRRHPYSLILFDEVEKAHPSVFNIFLQILDDGMLTDGKGKIVDFKNTIIIMTSNLGSEYLTTKMTGEKPLELARNLVMKKVC, encoded by the exons atggtggccggcacgCGGTACCGTGGCATGTTCGAGGAGCGCATGAAGAACGTGATCAACCGGGCAGAGGCGTCCAACGGCAAGATCATACTTTTCGTGGACGAGATGCACATGCTCTACTCGGCCGGCAGCAGCCGGACCAACTGCACCAGCGCCTCCAACATGCTCAAGCCGGCGCTGGCCCGCGGCCGCATCCGCTGCGTGGGGGCCACCACCTTTGACGAGTACCGCCAGTACGTGGAGAAGGACCCTGCGCTCGAGCGACGGTTTCAGAAAGTGCACGTCGGGGAGCCGAGCATTGAGGCCACCATTGCCATCTTGCGGGGGCTAAAGCAACGATTCCAAGACCACCATGGACTCGAGATTCAGGATGCCGCTCTCGTCGCTGCTGCGCGCCTCGGTGCCCGCTACATCACCG GTCGTCAATTTCCAGATAAGGCAATTGATCTGATCGACGAGGCATGTACTTTCATAGCCAGAAAGATGAAGCAGATTGACAACCAAGTACTAGTAGATGACAACACTACTCCCACTAGCTTAAACGATGCAAATAAAAAAGTGGTTGTCAACACGAAAAGTAGCTCCACAAATAGAGTGAAGAAAGCAATTGTTGATCCAAATGATGTCGCACAG GTTGTGAGTCGATGGACTGGAATTCCTGTCGCTACGCTTTGTGAAGAGGAGAAGGACAAATTAATCCATATTCGAGACAGATTGCATGAGCGGGTTATTGGTCAAGATGAAGCGGTCAATTTGGTTGCGCAAGCGGTGTTACGCTCTAGGGCCGGCCTTGATCAACCTAGCCAACCGACATGTACTTTCCTCTTTTTAGACCCGTCTGGTGTTGGAAAGACAGAGCTTGCAAAAGCTCTTGCCGAGCAACTATTTGACAGTGAAAAGATGCATGTTCGGGTTGACATGTCTGAATATGCTACTGCTGGGTCTGTAACACGTCTCATTGGAGCACCTCCAAG CTATATTGGATATGAAGATAGCGGACAATTGACTGAAAAGGTGAGAAGGCATCCATATAGCCTTATCCTTTTTGATGAGGTCGAGAAGGCACATCCCTCGGTGTTTAATATTTTTCTTCAAATTCTTGATGATGGCATGTTGACTGATGGCAAAGGTAAAATTGTTGACTTTAAGAATACTATCATCATTATGACCTCAAATCTTGGATCAGAATACCTTACAACAAAAATGACTGGAGAAAAGCCATTAGAACTTGCAAGGAACCTTGTCATGAAAAAGGTTTGTTAA